ACTGTTATCCAGGGAACAACAACCACATCCACCATGTGAATGCAAAATGAAGCGCAAGTGATATCATTGCAACACACAAATTTCTCAGAATGAAGATAAAATGAAGGGTGAAGTACGAACCTTAAAAAGCCTCAATTCAAACCGAGGACCAACCTCCTTCAGCTCAACGGATTTAGGGCCTCCGTGCTTCTCATAAGTATGATGCCTGTATGTTCTTCAAACTGTCAATGGGAAATGAAAGCAATGCATGTGCACTTATTTGTCTAAACAGAAACATCATGGCAATGTAAATGTTGGTCAATAaataatactaataataaATAGGTCGAACAGGCCTTTCAAATTTAACGTCTCTTTTAGCTTTCCTACGAGTCTTAGGAGTCAAAGCCTAAGAATATGGCTATCCCTTGTAAGCAAATTTATTTGGGTCTGATAGTTACAGATATGTGACAAACAACCAACCTGAATGAAATGTAGTCAGACTGATTGGCGAAAGTGATTATGCGTTTCGTGTCCTGCTTTGGAACTGGAAAGAGATGCTTTAAAATATTTGCTGTCCTCTCACCCAACTATTAACaatcaagaaaagaatattatatatatataaaataaaacactaaGTAATTGATAGGGGCAACTAAAAAATATGGAGTGATATACTTTTACATAAGATTAAGATGTGTAGCAGGGGTAAGGAATTAGAAAAAATAGGAATGATTATTACAGGGAAAGCAACCAAGTGGGATACCATGCACTTCCAACAGTGAAACTCCTCCATGAATTTCATAGGTGGTAGGTACCTCATAAATAACTGGAACTGGTTTCTTCGgaaaataattacaattaaTGATCCTGATCTCTAAAATGTTCTGTCAACCATGTCCCAGgggttatattttttttattagatCATTGGGTGTAATATATCTTGGCATAATATACAGAGTAAATTGGGCAAACAATATGTTGAAATCTTTAATTGAGGTATAATACCTTAGTCGTGAAATTGTTGAGAATCAAATGTGGATAAACCTGAGGCATCGTTCCCATGGTTTTCTTATCTTTGATGTCATGTCTTGTAACCTGCAAGTGAAATACTATTAGCTGAATGCCCATATTAATAAGTCAAAGCATAGATCCAGTACAGGCATGAAAAGTTCTCAAAAGCAatgtcatgaaaaaaaaaacattaattaattcataaaaaatgaTTTAATTTCAATGTTCTTCATGATTGGCATTCTACAATTATCACGGTCAATCCTTCTATATTTCTTTGCACTAGGAAGCTactgcttttttttattattatatcacGTTCTGTCATCAATCAGACATTTTACAAGCATAATCTACCCTTGAAAATCACAAATTTGAAGACCCAAACCCATCTCTTTCTAAAAAGCTGTTTCCAGTAACCAAAAAATTTCCAATTCCTGACAGCAATAAAACTAAACCCTTTCTAGCCTAATTCAAACCTCCAGACCTTCTGTGCCTCTCACTGTTTATAATTGTATCCTTTCCTCACTTTTTCCTAAGTTTTGCTGCTGAAGATCCCTAGAAATTTACTGTTGTCTGGATTTCTTTTCTGCTGTACTACATCAGTCTTAATACCAAGATGCTTGTCCTATATTAACGTAAAGATTATCACACTACTTACCACATTGAGTAGTTGAAAATAAGCTGTTGGACCAAAAGGAAGGTGGCTTATAATCAAGCCATCTGGTACACCACGATGCTCATGAACCAACACAACATCTGTAAAATCGTGTGCGCGGCAAGTTTCaatgatttcagaaataaccTGCAGGAtttgaaagaaataaataaataaatgtattCTCTACTATGTAAAAGGAGCAAAGCTTCAGAGCCAGGCAGGTATGTCCTTAAATTTGAAAGGTTGTCAAGAGGTACCAACTCTTTCGATTAATACATTGcaagaataagaaaaacatTACAATATCAAAAAGAACTAAGGCAGTTACTTATATTCTGGAGTAAAGGGTTCAATCTATATATAATTGTAACACAACAATTGATAAACAatgtaaaacacaaaaaatcacACACAAGAATTAACATACTGAATACACAGAAAACATCTTCCAATAACTCAATGTCAGGCAATGCATGGTTGATTCATAAGAAGGGATCAAACAGCATGACgcagaaaaatatatatattgcaaaTGAGTTCAGAGTAGAGCTCCTTCTATTTTCTCGTGTCAGCAATTAGATTGAAATGACATAGCTTTTGATGGAGTCAATAATTCATTAATTGTTAGAAGGCTCTTTGAGTGGGAAAAAATtatctccatctttttatcCTCTTtcagattttctattttccttatctttattttttctttttatctttatttttatctcaaaaatacaatattttctactGACATTCCGGAATTATGAACAAAATGGGAAATATTAGCTTATCCAAGTGTTCTTACCAGATGCGCAGCAATTAAAAGTGTGTAACTAAGTGGCCTTAGCAAGCTACCAATCTCATTTTCCCATGCTTGTACACAATGTTTTAGCAAGTCCGCAGTCCACACTAACTGTAACTAATTCAGGATCTTGCAAATGAAAAGCTAAATACTTTTTCCAAGTATCTTTATCATACAAAGGTGTACTGCATATTTCTGGATTTAAATTGATCGCTTATATCTCAGATCTCCAGGTAAGAacactaaaaacaaaacttggaAACTACCGCGCAGTCCAAATGCATCATGAAGCAACTTTGGATTTAAGTATAaccaaaaagagaggaaaacatAAGTAGAAAAAGATAGGAAAAATGGTGCACCAACCTGGCCACCACGATTCATTTGTTGTGCATTAGGAAAAACAAGTTTCAGTTCCTGCAACAACGGTGTCATTGAACCATAATCAATAATCAACCACAGCCTTGCATGATACCCACCAAAGTGAACACGAGAAGTGCAGCTAGGTGAAAAAATTTGTATGATACGAAAATAAAGAAGCTATGCCAACCTTTGCAAATTGTATCAGCGGAGCACTCGGATCCCTGGAAGTAGTTAGTAAAATTTTGGGGTCCCTCTGTGATGCGTTTGCATACTCATCATCAATATGTGACCTTGGCACTAGGATtcagaaacaaaaatcatGAAGAATCAACAGCATAATCAACTGAAAAACTAAAACACCTTCAAACTTCAAAGTACCGTCCAGAATATGATAAATTACCAAACACACAAGAAATTTAACACTTTGATATATAAACAAGAACTTTCAcaaataaattatcattcacTAAAGAACTTCCATAAACCCATACCGGCAGTGTTTTCGTCCTCCAGATCAATTTCTTCACGAAGGGCAGCTTCCTCATTTCGAAGCTCAGTGGGTATTGGTTTTCCCTctgcaagaaaacaaaatgtcCCAAAATTGTTAGCAATTCACTGACCCAAAACAGAAACTTCAACTtagaaatgaagaaaacatGCACAAACATATGTATCTATAGAGTATGAGAGAGAGGGCGAACCTTCTAGAGCTTCTCTGATCTTGCGCTTCTTCTCATAGAGCAACCGTTGTTTGCCTTCCAAGCCCTTTCTGTACAAGTACTCCTTCGTTAACCTAATTTTCCGACGCAGCATACTTGCTCTCTGTAACAGAACCTAGGGGAAGAAAGTAGGGTTTAGATGATGTCCAGTTAGATAGTCTATTGCCTCTTGGTGTGAGCCTGTGACGGGGGGGAGGCCcggaattgagagagagagaggagagtaGGGTTTTAGGGCTTTGCAGGGTAATCATGTAATTACACAAAAGAGATTACCTTTTACGGGGGCTAAAAtgcaatttaaattttttattatgtaaAATACATGAAAGGCCAAGGTCCAGAGTTCAGACCATTAAAGCAACTCTATCCATTTGTCCTTTGCCATGGCAGGAGGGCTAAGGCAGCCactatttatgtgaatagtgATTGCCATTGCAAGCAAtgtgtgtttccacccattgtcatgacaaagggcaattactattcattttttaaatttttttcacaaatttttttacctcaataattaatttggataatatttacggataagattttcgggttccaacgtgtcaagactattcatatctcataatcggataagatttttgggtttaaatttcatatacatttccaatttcaaaattcaaattaaagatgaatttcaaaattcaaattaaagatgaatttcaaaattcaagtttcagataaatttcaaatttcaaatttcagataaatttcaacattcaaatttcaaatacatttcaaatttcaaatttcagataaatttcaaatttcagatacatttcaaatgaatttcaaaaaaaattcaaatttcagatgaatttcaacattcaaatttcaaataagattttcatcctctAAAATCGAGCTACGTGTCATCTTTATCTggttaaaattttctataaaaccagaggctcagctcagacctctcacaccacatctttctatattttcatttctcggagtttagaattcatactccattctcaatggaagacatgaggagatgcttggagaggcaagagcgagaaacaaatgagagaaGCCGTAGACGAGTTGAAAGGCAAAGGTTGCaaggagaagaagatcaaCAAGTTGTTATAGCAGTGGCTTTGCTTGATGAAGAGAATCAACGTCACCGCCATGGTTCACAAGTTGATCGTAGCCCAGATATGgacagacataggcattctcggAGTAaaaatcttttggaagattattttatctcaacttctttgtactctgatgttgattttcgaaggcgatatagatgcaaccccatttatttagtaaagtcatgcatgatatttgcaattatgatgcatactaaaaataccaaaatattctgaatttttttttctataaatacctatgaATACCCtttactttcaacaccaatcctcatacattttcttccacttctactattattcactatttactcaacattttattttctttcaaattgtatttttactTCTTATCTTTATGGCTTCTTTTATCGAAACAGGAGGGGCGtggagcaccatggaagatgttttctTGTCTGAGTGTTGGGTCCAAATTAGTCATTGTCCCATGtcaggcaatgagatgaaattttgtcatatgtggaaaaaaatccatgctaaattttgtgaaagaatTCCGGGGTCGACTCATAAAGAAATGACATCGTCTaataggtggaaaattctcaataaagagttggaaAAATGGATAGATGTCTTGGCAAAAGCGAGGGACAACCATAGAAGCGGGGAAAATCTTAGTAGCAAGgtaaatattttgtaattttcgttttattaagtttaatgtcctaatatatatatatatatatatatatattttaatgtttcttgcattttcaatattttgttaatatttcttgcattttcaattttttcttaatatttcttgcataaataatattttgttaatatttgttgtatttccaatatatttgtaaggttaattgcatttctatttttttttttttatgttactTACatttccaatatattttaaatatttcttgcattttcattatttttttgtgttaaTAGATTATGCAAGTACAGATGTGGTTTGGTGCAATTGGGTAAagtaaaaaaactttcaaccatcatgaatgttgggaggtggtgaaaaaTTGCAAACGCTTCAGAATTATTCTCACGGGTCCCCTCGTTATGTTAGACGAGACGCTACTCCATGATTCAACGACATCAGATTCACCTCTCGATTCCCTTATGattcaagactcacccatcgaaaagCAGCGgaggcccattggccgaaaggcTGCGAAGGCGAAGAAATGAAGTAATTCTAGCAGTAATACATCAAaaattttggaggaaattgcaaggcaaagcgccataagaattgaaatggagtggaAACATCAAGAGAACGAGATGGCAATTCGAGCAGAATATGTAAAAGAAAGGGAATATTTGCGCAAAGAACACATTGACAAGaaggatcgggaaaccatgtcCATGGATATAagccatatgtctcctgaaacaaaacaattttggaagctagaacgaagggatgttatgagaagaagacttttccgtgacgatggacctagcaacacgaattggttaaatgatcaaaaccattaaattagttggcataccttttatttatttgtatttttcatgttttgtattaaagttgttgtaattcatgtattttattttagtggtagtaattcttaatgacttgtattagctttctttatttaataaacaaagcattcaataaaatacatttttattcaacatattccatacatcaaacaaaacataattaaaaggaaaaaccacaaccaaagcataataaaaaataaaaaaaaattacaaccaaagcacaataataaaaacaaaccacaaccgaaccataataaataaataaaacaacacaaccaaaccataactaaataaaacctAACCAAAGCATATATGCTCCATCATTCACCGTCATTGCCTTTCACTgcccatagatgctccatcaagtcaacttgacgcctttcatgaatataaaaagattgcatctctgtatatcGATCAATCATACAAGTCATGAAACGATCATCCCTAACCAACGGTTCCTGCTCCAATGGTTCTGCACTTGGCCCCATGAGCCTTCCATAAATTCGTGTCAAGGCCATGTTCATGGGATCTAGTTCGTAGTGCAGCATcgtaatcatactcatcctccacaatcatattatcgagaatgatgcaagtcatcataatgctccTTAgcacctcctcatcaaacatatgCGCCGTacctcgaataatcaaccaaCGAACTTGGAGAATGTCAAAACACCTTTCAATATCTTTCATGTATCCTTTTTGATAGGAAGCAAATGATCtttgcttctgggatcggggattcAGAATTGATTTGACAAATGTGGTCCACCTCGAGTAGATGccgtcagctagataataTCCAGTCTGGTAgacggtattgttgatttgataGGTGATATTTGGAGCTTTGGCTTTTTGTAGAAGTCGTTGGAGGTCCCTGGGCGTAGGTCTGTGTAGGTAGTCcctagtgtacagagtttcgactgcatcacaaaatcttaccaaggCCTTTaacgtagtggacttccccatccgggcaatctcaattttttttcatcattttaTTGTCAGAAAAGGACAGTCGTTGgattggaggaggagaagcGTATCGGAGCACCCAAGCGAAGACACGTGTCTTCTAGCCATTGgagcacgcgccaacggtaaaaaaatttgaaccgcGCGCTGACGTCATCCTCCCATCGGGCTGCAGGTCGGGTGAGACTTGCCTTCGAGCCAGCCCGTCTTTGTGGGTCCCACAGCCAGCCCGGGCAAAAGTGGCTCGTTGGAAGTGGATTGTTCGCGTGGCCTCCCCCCCAGCCTCAGGCTTGGGCTCCTCGCCACCCATTTGTCCTTTGTCATGGCAAGAGGGTGTTagggcagctactattcacgtgaatagtggctgccttTGCAAAAAGCAATGTGTGTTTCCACCCGTTGCAATGACaaatggcaaatactattctttttttttttttgtctttttcacaaattttttttacataaataattaatttggataatattttcggataagatttttgggtttgtacgtttcaatatttattataaaattcatatctcataatcggataaaattttcgaataagattttcggtttcaaatttaagataaatttcaaaattcaaatttcagataaatttcaaattttagataagattttcacacTCTAAAATCGCaccacgtgtcatctctatctgcctaaaattttctataaaatcaaagactcagctcatacctctcacaccagatcttctctatattttcatttatcaTATTTTAGAATTCATACTCCATTCTCAATGTCAGACATGAACGAGgtcttggagaggcaagagcgagaaactagaAAAAGAAGGCGTAGATGAGCTGAAGGCAAAAGGGTGCAGAGAGAACTAGATCAACAAATTGtcatagcagtggctttgcTTGATGAAGG
Above is a window of Prunus persica cultivar Lovell chromosome G2, Prunus_persica_NCBIv2, whole genome shotgun sequence DNA encoding:
- the LOC18787062 gene encoding U3 small nucleolar ribonucleoprotein protein IMP4 — translated: MLRRKIRLTKEYLYRKGLEGKQRLLYEKKRKIREALEEGKPIPTELRNEEAALREEIDLEDENTAVPRSHIDDEYANASQRDPKILLTTSRDPSAPLIQFAKELKLVFPNAQQMNRGGQVISEIIETCRAHDFTDVVLVHEHRGVPDGLIISHLPFGPTAYFQLLNVVTRHDIKDKKTMGTMPQVYPHLILNNFTTKLGERTANILKHLFPVPKQDTKRIITFANQSDYISFRHHTYEKHGGPKSVELKEVGPRFELRLFKIKLGTVDQNEAQTEWVIRPYMNTAKKQKFMGD